A stretch of DNA from Nitrospirota bacterium:
GGACAAGAATCCTCTCGTCTCATATATGAACGTCTTCAAGCACCTGATTGCGGGTTAGATAATTCTTTACCCCCAATAATCCTCCTCTATGGCAAAAAAACATCTCGGACAGAACTTTCTCTTCGACCCGGCGATCCTGACGAAGATCGTCGAGGCAGCGGATATCGCCGCGGACGATACGGTGGTCGAGATCGGTCCGGGCCATGGCAGCCTGACCAGGCTGCTTGCGCAGAGGGCCCGCAGAGTGGTCGCCATAGAGCTCGACCCCGACCTTTACCAGAAATTGAGCGAGGACCCGCAGCTGCCGGAAGCGGTGACGCTCGTCTTCGGCGATGCCCTCACCTATGCGTACGAGGAGCTCGGTCCGTTCAAGGTCGTCGCCAATATCCCCTACTATATCACCACCCCGATCATCTTCAGGCTCCTCGAGGCGAAGGAGCAGCTCGTCTCGATGACGCTCACCATACAGAAAGAGGTGGCCGAACGCATCGTTGCGGGTCCGAACACCAAGGACTACGGCGTGCTTTCCCTCGGCGTGCAGTTCTATGCAGACCCGCGGATCGCGTTCATCATTCCCCGCAGCGCCTTCAGACCGGCGCCGAAGGTCGACTCCGCGGTCATCCATATGACGATCAGGAAGACTCCCCGCGTGCGGGTCAGGGACGAGCGGCTCTTCTTCAGGACCGTCAAGACCGCCTTCTCGCAGCGGAGGAAGACCCTCTCGAATGCGTTGAAACCGCTCGCGAAGGATGTACGGGACGTGCTCATTGAGGCAGGGATCGATCCTGCCAGGAGGGCTGAAACATTGAGCATCGAGGAATTTGCGAAGCTCGCGGATCTCCTTGCAGACCGGGCTCCGCATCGT
This window harbors:
- the rsmA gene encoding 16S rRNA (adenine(1518)-N(6)/adenine(1519)-N(6))-dimethyltransferase RsmA encodes the protein MAKKHLGQNFLFDPAILTKIVEAADIAADDTVVEIGPGHGSLTRLLAQRARRVVAIELDPDLYQKLSEDPQLPEAVTLVFGDALTYAYEELGPFKVVANIPYYITTPIIFRLLEAKEQLVSMTLTIQKEVAERIVAGPNTKDYGVLSLGVQFYADPRIAFIIPRSAFRPAPKVDSAVIHMTIRKTPRVRVRDERLFFRTVKTAFSQRRKTLSNALKPLAKDVRDVLIEAGIDPARRAETLSIEEFAKLADLLADRAPHR